From the genome of Motilibacter peucedani, one region includes:
- a CDS encoding DUF4397 domain-containing protein, whose amino-acid sequence MTRIRAAVLALAVAASPVWLALSAAPASAAPATGWLRLAHLSPDTPAVDIYLSSYAGGKPVVLKDVSYGDVGSYMSVPRGTYTATMRLAGSAGASSPVLEGTAQVNAGKAYTVAAVGLRKDLTAKVLGDDLTPPPADKGRVRLIQASTRAEQVDVKAIGGPTLATAAEFGTSTGYATIGAGRWSVRVTPLDGSAKPVTTSVDVPAGRISSVLVLDGSEPDSLTLKTTSDSSGSAVVPKGGVATGYGPVASGGRDEHLAGAGLAGAALLGVLVVAARLRTTRPVPAPVRARRGR is encoded by the coding sequence CGCCGTCGCCGCGAGCCCCGTCTGGCTCGCCCTGAGCGCGGCGCCGGCCTCCGCAGCGCCCGCCACCGGTTGGCTGCGCCTGGCGCACCTCTCGCCGGACACCCCCGCGGTGGACATCTACCTCTCGTCCTACGCGGGCGGCAAGCCCGTGGTGCTCAAGGACGTCTCCTACGGCGACGTCGGGTCCTACATGTCGGTGCCGCGCGGCACGTACACGGCCACCATGCGCCTCGCCGGCAGTGCGGGCGCCAGCTCGCCCGTGCTCGAGGGCACCGCGCAGGTCAACGCGGGCAAGGCCTACACCGTGGCCGCGGTCGGGCTGCGCAAGGACCTCACCGCGAAGGTGCTCGGCGACGACCTGACGCCTCCGCCCGCCGACAAGGGCCGCGTCCGCCTGATCCAGGCCTCGACCCGGGCCGAGCAGGTCGACGTCAAGGCGATCGGCGGCCCGACCCTCGCGACAGCTGCGGAGTTCGGCACCTCCACCGGCTACGCCACCATCGGCGCCGGGCGCTGGAGCGTACGGGTGACGCCCCTCGACGGCAGCGCGAAGCCCGTCACGACGTCGGTCGACGTGCCCGCCGGCCGGATCAGCTCGGTGCTGGTGCTGGACGGTTCCGAGCCGGACTCGCTGACGCTGAAGACGACCTCCGACAGCTCCGGATCGGCCGTCGTCCCGAAGGGTGGCGTCGCCACGGGCTACGGCCCGGTCGCGTCCGGCGGGCGCGACGAGCACCTGGCGGGAGCCGGGCTCGCCGGCGCGGCGCTGCTCGGAGTGCTCGTCGTCGCCGCACGCCTGCGCACGACGCGTCCGGTGCCGGCGCCCGTCCGCGCACGCCGCGGGCGGTGA
- a CDS encoding acyltransferase, translated as MPKLTAQMVRPACRTVLLRARHRRIRGSGFLIHRGAEIVVEPGATFWVGASTQILRDATITVQGTLRIGSKVFANRGLYLSARHSVEIGDRVQIGEYVSIHDENHAFDNPDLPILHQGFVTEPVVIEEDAWVGSHSVVLPGVRIGEGAVVGAGAVVTRDIPRGAVAVGVPARVVSYRPGFGPLPPEEAGVEVEAAHVATANTMRLSL; from the coding sequence ATGCCCAAGCTGACGGCGCAGATGGTCCGGCCCGCGTGCCGCACGGTCCTGCTGCGCGCGCGGCACCGACGGATCCGCGGCTCGGGCTTCCTGATCCACCGGGGTGCGGAGATCGTGGTGGAGCCGGGCGCCACCTTCTGGGTCGGTGCATCGACACAGATCCTGCGAGACGCGACCATCACGGTGCAGGGGACGCTGCGGATCGGCTCGAAGGTCTTCGCCAACCGCGGCCTCTACCTCTCCGCCCGCCACTCGGTCGAGATCGGCGACCGCGTGCAGATCGGCGAGTACGTCTCGATCCACGACGAGAACCACGCCTTCGACAACCCGGACCTGCCGATCCTGCACCAGGGCTTCGTCACCGAGCCCGTGGTGATCGAGGAGGACGCGTGGGTGGGCAGCCACAGCGTGGTGCTGCCCGGCGTACGCATCGGTGAGGGCGCGGTCGTCGGTGCTGGTGCGGTGGTCACCCGCGACATCCCGCGCGGTGCCGTGGCGGTCGGCGTGCCCGCCCGCGTCGTGAGCTACCGGCCCGGGTTCGGCCCGCTACCGCCCGAGGAGGCCGGCGTCGAGGTCGAGGCCGCTCACGTCGCCACGGCGAACACGATGCGGTTGTCCCTGTAG
- a CDS encoding class F sortase — MTRLAAALVAAGLALTACAGPGGRASTATATSAATSATSTPAAATSGASADARAAEPAATPDPTGPAPLPSRVAVPVRLEVPAIRVSAPLDTLRLGADGELEKPPHWDRPGWYSGGAVPGEPGPAVIAGHVDSPTGPAVFWRLRELARGDRITVRLSDGTAARFDVTRVEQAAKDAFPSAEVYGPTPDRELRLITCAGVYDKGAGGYRDNRIVFAVAT; from the coding sequence GTGACCCGCCTGGCCGCCGCCCTCGTCGCGGCCGGGCTCGCCCTGACCGCGTGCGCCGGTCCCGGCGGGCGGGCGTCCACCGCGACGGCGACGTCCGCGGCCACCTCCGCCACCTCCACCCCCGCCGCCGCCACCTCCGGCGCCTCGGCCGACGCGCGGGCAGCCGAGCCGGCGGCGACCCCGGACCCGACGGGGCCGGCGCCGCTGCCCTCCCGGGTCGCGGTGCCGGTCCGGCTCGAAGTGCCGGCGATCCGGGTCTCCGCGCCGCTCGACACCCTGCGCCTGGGTGCCGACGGCGAGCTCGAGAAGCCCCCGCACTGGGACCGGCCCGGGTGGTACTCCGGCGGCGCGGTGCCTGGGGAGCCGGGCCCGGCGGTCATCGCGGGCCACGTCGACTCCCCTACCGGTCCCGCGGTGTTCTGGCGGCTGCGCGAGCTCGCCCGCGGGGACCGCATCACGGTCCGGCTCTCCGACGGGACGGCCGCCCGCTTCGACGTGACGCGCGTCGAGCAGGCGGCGAAGGACGCGTTCCCGTCAGCGGAGGTCTACGGACCGACGCCCGACCGCGAGCTCCGGCTGATCACGTGCGCCGGGGTCTACGACAAGGGCGCAGGCGGCTACAGGGACAACCGCATCGTGTTCGCCGTGGCGACGTGA
- a CDS encoding sigma-70 family RNA polymerase sigma factor — protein sequence MSTESRPPRPASATASDSDLSSALVAVGKGDAAAFDLLYQATRRALWARADAVLHDPDLSEEVAQEVLAQVWVQASRFDPSQGAAMAWLSAITHRRAVDRVRSVQAERRRDREHQFSNERLLAEVDVDEVVAVRLATEEVRRQLGVLPAVQREAVVLSFFAGRTHVQISEQLGVPLGTVKSRIRDGLLRLAAAVDGMSGGAPSLSPPAAPGSTGR from the coding sequence GTGTCCACGGAGAGCCGGCCCCCGCGCCCGGCGAGCGCCACGGCGTCCGACTCCGACCTCAGCAGCGCTCTGGTCGCCGTCGGCAAGGGTGACGCGGCCGCGTTCGACCTGCTCTACCAGGCCACCCGCCGCGCCCTGTGGGCCCGGGCTGACGCCGTGCTGCACGACCCTGACCTCTCCGAGGAGGTCGCTCAGGAGGTGCTGGCCCAGGTGTGGGTGCAGGCATCGCGCTTCGACCCGTCGCAAGGTGCGGCCATGGCTTGGCTCAGCGCCATCACCCACCGGCGTGCGGTCGACCGCGTGCGCTCCGTGCAGGCGGAGCGGCGGCGGGACCGCGAGCACCAGTTCTCCAACGAACGGCTCCTCGCGGAGGTCGACGTCGACGAAGTGGTCGCTGTCCGGCTGGCCACCGAGGAGGTGCGCCGTCAGCTGGGCGTGCTGCCGGCCGTCCAGCGCGAGGCGGTGGTCCTGTCCTTCTTCGCCGGCCGGACGCACGTGCAGATCTCCGAGCAGCTCGGGGTCCCGCTCGGCACGGTGAAGTCGCGCATCCGCGACGGCCTGCTCCGCCTCGCGGCCGCGGTGGACGGGATGTCCGGCGGTGCGCCTTCGCTCAGCCCGCCCGCAGCACCAGGGTCGACCGGCCGGTGA